One window of Bacteroidales bacterium genomic DNA carries:
- a CDS encoding citrate (Si)-synthase, with protein MIGLKEKLRQKIEEWRPRTKRLVEEFGDVVIDQVTVEKLIGGMRNLKVLITDISYLDPNEGIRYRGYTLPEVIEKLPKPKGAEMPYVEGVWYLLLTGDIPTQQDVEEVVEEFQKRRILPKVIYDVIDAAPCCNHPMTTFASAILALHPESFFVKKYNAGISKSEYWDPMFEDSMNLLAKLTEIATYIYTKLYRDGKRIQSNPNLDMGANFAFMMGIKPPYDDVSRMHFILHADHESGNVSAHTGHLVASTLSDVYLSIAAMINGLAGPLHGLANQEVLRWLQDLREQLGGDDPTEEAVRQYVWETLNTGHLIPGYGHAVLRKTDPRYLIQREFSQKHMADDPLFKYTDLLYKVVPEILAEQGKAKNPWPNVDAQSGIIQWHYGVREYDFYTVLFGIGRAIGICANIIWDRALMYSLERPKSITTEMLEEMVGIKKKGVPQ; from the coding sequence ATGATAGGACTAAAAGAGAAACTTCGGCAAAAAATTGAAGAATGGAGACCAAGAACCAAACGATTGGTTGAAGAATTTGGTGATGTCGTGATCGACCAGGTCACCGTTGAAAAACTTATTGGCGGGATGAGGAACCTGAAAGTTCTTATTACTGATATATCCTATCTGGACCCGAATGAAGGCATCCGTTACCGGGGATATACTTTGCCGGAGGTGATAGAAAAGCTCCCAAAACCTAAGGGTGCTGAAATGCCTTACGTTGAAGGAGTTTGGTATTTATTGCTGACAGGGGATATCCCGACTCAACAGGACGTAGAAGAAGTTGTGGAAGAGTTCCAGAAAAGAAGGATACTACCGAAAGTCATATACGATGTGATTGACGCGGCGCCTTGCTGTAATCACCCGATGACTACCTTTGCTTCCGCTATCCTGGCTTTACACCCGGAATCTTTTTTTGTTAAGAAGTATAATGCCGGCATTTCAAAGTCTGAATATTGGGACCCGATGTTCGAAGATTCCATGAACCTGTTGGCGAAGCTTACTGAAATTGCCACCTATATCTATACTAAGCTTTACCGGGATGGGAAACGCATTCAATCCAACCCGAACCTTGATATGGGCGCCAATTTTGCTTTCATGATGGGTATTAAACCTCCATATGATGATGTTTCACGCATGCATTTCATTCTTCATGCCGACCATGAAAGCGGCAATGTGAGTGCACATACCGGGCATCTGGTTGCCAGCACCTTATCTGATGTATATCTATCCATTGCAGCGATGATCAACGGTTTAGCCGGCCCGTTGCACGGATTGGCCAACCAGGAAGTACTGCGCTGGTTGCAGGACCTTCGTGAACAACTTGGCGGTGATGATCCCACGGAGGAAGCTGTCAGGCAATATGTCTGGGAAACCCTCAATACTGGTCATCTTATCCCTGGATACGGCCATGCCGTATTGCGTAAAACCGATCCGAGGTATCTGATCCAGAGGGAATTCAGCCAGAAACATATGGCAGATGATCCGCTTTTCAAATATACCGACCTGCTTTACAAAGTGGTTCCCGAAATCCTTGCAGAACAGGGAAAGGCTAAAAATCCATGGCCAAACGTCGATGCGCAGTCCGGAATAATCCAATGGCACTATGGCGTCAGGGAATACGATTTTTACACCGTATTGTTTGGCATTGGAAGAGCTATTGGTATTTGCGCCAATATCATCTGGGATCGTGCTTTGATGTATTCCCTTGAGCGCCCTAAATCCATTACTACAGAAATGCTTGAGGAAATGGTGGGGATTAAGAAGAAGGGAGTTCCACAATAA
- a CDS encoding ATP-binding protein: MTINSKSTALLPDKEKFEFLSKLPIFDGAGKDVLMEMASSLTEKEVLKGSTIIRKGEEGDAVFIIASGKVRVHDGNHVLARLVSGQVFGEYALIDQRTRSASVTADENCLLLRLDYRDFYRNAAGNPDILRGVLRELIHRMRDMNVLEEKLSKSYLKIQRQKDLIEKQSESISQQKVLLEQQNYDLTKLNEEKNHLISTVIHQIKNPLTSSLCMAEMLDAREGHVDETEREGLAIIRNSIRRINNLINEILDVSTIESKVFELKMEPLNIRAILEELIENYRYFIEQKGIRLKVDLSDIAAKLNRVYVTQIFDNLLSNAVKFTPEERSITIHLIEKKGNILFTIQNEGPGIEQEKIHKIFDQYNRQTSMIDQELFQDGLGLAIVYKYTIAMKGKVSCESIIGEGTKFIVELPSS, from the coding sequence TTGACAATTAATAGTAAATCAACAGCCTTGCTGCCTGACAAAGAAAAATTCGAGTTTTTAAGCAAATTGCCTATTTTCGATGGAGCAGGCAAGGATGTTCTGATGGAAATGGCTTCGTCACTTACCGAAAAAGAAGTGTTAAAAGGAAGCACCATCATCCGCAAAGGTGAGGAAGGGGATGCGGTTTTTATCATTGCAAGCGGTAAAGTAAGGGTTCACGACGGGAATCATGTTCTTGCCAGACTGGTTTCCGGGCAGGTATTTGGCGAATACGCCCTGATCGATCAGCGGACCCGGTCAGCTTCCGTTACAGCCGACGAGAATTGTTTGCTGCTCCGGCTTGATTACCGTGATTTTTACCGGAATGCAGCAGGTAACCCTGACATTCTCAGGGGAGTTTTAAGGGAATTAATCCATAGAATGCGCGACATGAACGTGTTGGAAGAGAAGCTGTCGAAAAGCTACCTGAAGATTCAACGGCAAAAAGATCTGATCGAAAAACAAAGCGAAAGCATTTCCCAGCAAAAGGTCTTACTGGAGCAGCAGAATTATGACCTGACCAAGCTGAATGAAGAAAAAAATCACCTTATCAGCACAGTCATTCATCAAATAAAAAACCCTCTGACCAGCAGCCTTTGCATGGCAGAAATGTTGGATGCACGCGAAGGGCATGTCGATGAGACCGAACGGGAAGGCCTGGCCATTATCCGGAACAGCATCAGGCGCATAAACAATCTTATTAATGAAATTCTTGATGTCAGCACCATCGAATCAAAAGTTTTTGAATTAAAGATGGAACCGCTGAATATACGGGCAATTCTTGAAGAACTGATCGAAAACTACCGTTATTTTATTGAACAAAAAGGGATCCGGCTGAAGGTGGATTTATCCGATATTGCAGCAAAACTAAACCGGGTTTATGTGACCCAGATATTCGATAATTTACTGTCCAATGCCGTCAAATTTACCCCTGAGGAAAGATCAATCACTATTCATCTGATTGAAAAAAAAGGAAATATTTTGTTTACTATCCAGAATGAAGGGCCTGGTATTGAACAGGAAAAGATCCATAAAATATTTGACCAATATAACCGGCAAACCTCTATGATAGATCAGGAGCTTTTCCAGGACGGACTGGGATTGGCTATTGTTTATAAATATACAATAGCGATGAAAGGCAAAGTCAGCTGTGAAAGCATAATTGGAGAGGGAACAAAATTTATTGTGGAACTCCCTTCTTCTTAA
- a CDS encoding ACP phosphodiesterase, which yields MNFLAHLYLSGKEEDVIVGNFVADAVKGNSLQNFPEGMERGIRLHREIDRFTDQHPVFKTSKSRLSANYRMYAGVIVDLYYDHFLAKYWSDFSYENLQQLVARTYFLLVRRFHLLPPRSKRILPFMITQNWLVGYRDLNSLQKVFNGMSRRTSHPSGMENAIQDLKADYALYENEFRAFFPEIIYHIDRYRSNLQAGSSSIE from the coding sequence ATGAATTTTTTAGCCCATTTATACCTTTCCGGGAAAGAAGAAGATGTAATTGTGGGAAATTTTGTAGCTGATGCTGTAAAAGGAAATTCATTACAGAATTTCCCTGAAGGAATGGAGCGTGGGATAAGGCTTCACCGTGAAATTGACCGTTTTACAGATCAGCACCCGGTATTTAAAACCAGTAAAAGCCGCCTGTCAGCTAATTACCGGATGTATGCAGGTGTTATTGTCGACCTTTATTATGACCATTTCCTGGCTAAATATTGGTCTGATTTTTCTTATGAAAACTTGCAGCAGCTTGTCGCCCGGACGTATTTCCTTCTTGTCCGCCGCTTTCACCTGCTTCCACCCAGATCAAAACGGATATTGCCTTTTATGATCACCCAAAACTGGCTGGTCGGTTATCGTGACCTCAACAGTCTTCAAAAGGTATTTAACGGAATGTCGAGGCGTACAAGCCACCCCTCAGGAATGGAGAATGCAATCCAGGACCTGAAGGCCGATTATGCCTTATATGAAAACGAATTCAGGGCCTTTTTCCCTGAAATAATCTATCATATTGATAGATACAGAAGTAACCTTCAGGCCGGTTCATCGTCTATAGAATAA
- a CDS encoding thiamine pyrophosphate-dependent enzyme codes for MEKMLLLGNEAIAQSAIDAGLSGIYAYPGTPSTEILEYVQRSKEAREKKIHSTWSTNEKTAMESALGMSYAGKRTMVCMKHVGLNVAADPFINAAITGTNGGLIVVAADDPSMHSSQNEQDSRFYGKFAMIPILEPTNQQEAYDMVRYGFMISEKYGIPVLLRITTRLAHSRSGITRYESLPQNEVHLPGNPRQFILLPANAQKQYKSLLHNQALFEEESEISSFNNYKEGRDKSLGVIVCGIAYNYLFENFQEDEFPHPLLKIGQYPLPYNLIRRIYQDCGSILVLEEGYPILEELLRGILDNGKKILGRMDGTVPRDGELNPNIVARALGLKEEYGLPVPPVVKSRPPSLCKGCPHIYSYNALNEALSFYSKGRVFSDIGCYTLGALEPYGAINTCVDMGASITMAKGAADAGFVPAVAVIGDSTFTHSGMTGLLDAINDKSPITVMILDNATTAMTGGQKSAATGRLEDICLGLGVEKEHIHVVNPSPKYHEENLQIIKDEINYQGVSVIIPRRECIQTVARKIRDDKKQKQQEEVME; via the coding sequence ATGGAGAAGATGCTTCTGTTGGGCAATGAAGCTATAGCACAATCAGCCATAGATGCTGGACTATCAGGGATATATGCTTATCCTGGTACCCCATCTACTGAAATCCTGGAATATGTTCAAAGGTCAAAAGAAGCCAGGGAGAAAAAAATACATTCAACCTGGTCAACTAATGAGAAGACAGCCATGGAATCGGCATTGGGGATGTCATATGCCGGAAAAAGGACGATGGTTTGTATGAAACATGTCGGGCTTAATGTTGCTGCCGATCCATTTATTAATGCTGCCATAACTGGCACAAACGGCGGCCTGATCGTCGTGGCAGCCGATGATCCTTCCATGCACTCCTCGCAGAATGAGCAGGATTCCAGGTTCTATGGCAAATTTGCCATGATCCCCATCCTTGAGCCAACCAACCAACAGGAAGCCTATGACATGGTGCGCTATGGATTCATGATTTCGGAGAAATACGGCATCCCGGTGCTGTTAAGGATTACTACCAGGCTTGCACATTCCAGATCAGGGATTACACGTTATGAAAGCCTGCCACAAAATGAGGTTCATCTTCCCGGAAATCCCAGGCAGTTCATTTTATTACCGGCTAATGCACAAAAGCAATATAAATCCCTGCTGCATAACCAGGCACTTTTCGAAGAGGAATCTGAAATTTCTTCTTTCAATAATTATAAGGAAGGTCGTGATAAAAGTCTGGGTGTTATTGTTTGTGGCATTGCATATAATTATCTGTTCGAAAATTTTCAGGAGGATGAATTTCCTCACCCGCTTCTGAAAATCGGCCAGTACCCTCTGCCTTACAATCTTATCCGGAGGATTTATCAGGATTGTGGAAGCATTCTGGTTCTTGAAGAAGGATACCCGATACTGGAAGAATTGCTGCGAGGAATACTTGATAACGGGAAAAAAATACTTGGCAGGATGGATGGCACCGTTCCCCGTGATGGAGAGCTTAACCCGAATATAGTTGCGCGTGCTCTTGGATTAAAGGAAGAGTATGGTTTGCCGGTCCCGCCAGTCGTAAAATCCAGGCCGCCTTCCCTTTGCAAAGGGTGCCCGCATATTTATTCTTATAATGCCTTGAATGAAGCATTGAGTTTTTACTCGAAGGGCAGGGTTTTTTCCGATATCGGCTGTTACACACTGGGTGCGCTGGAACCCTATGGGGCCATAAATACATGTGTGGATATGGGAGCGTCCATTACCATGGCCAAAGGGGCTGCTGATGCGGGATTTGTCCCGGCCGTCGCGGTAATCGGCGACTCTACCTTTACTCATTCGGGCATGACAGGGCTTCTGGATGCCATAAATGACAAGTCACCAATTACCGTTATGATACTCGATAACGCTACGACGGCCATGACAGGCGGGCAGAAATCGGCAGCAACAGGTAGGCTGGAAGATATCTGCCTGGGGCTTGGTGTTGAGAAAGAACATATTCATGTGGTCAATCCTTCACCTAAATACCATGAGGAAAACTTACAGATTATCAAGGATGAAATCAATTATCAGGGTGTTTCAGTAATAATCCCAAGACGTGAATGCATCCAGACGGTTGCCAGGAAGATCAGGGATGATAAAAAGCAAAAGCAACAGGAAGAAGTCATGGAATAA
- a CDS encoding indolepyruvate oxidoreductase subunit beta, producing the protein MKKDIILAGIGGQGILSIAAVIGMAALNSGLQLKQAEVHGMSQRGGDVHSNLRIADHKIYSDLIPYGRADMIISVEPMESLRYLPWLSKDGWLISNNVPHVNISDYPDMDQVYLAIEAVSQHVLINADQVAKDLGMTRSANMVILGAASPWLGIKYEELENAVKNIFASKGADIVGQNLKALAAGMDFAMKHHS; encoded by the coding sequence ATGAAAAAGGATATTATTCTTGCAGGCATTGGCGGTCAGGGTATTCTGTCCATAGCAGCAGTCATAGGAATGGCTGCGCTCAACTCGGGATTACAACTTAAGCAGGCCGAGGTGCACGGCATGAGCCAGCGGGGAGGTGATGTTCATTCAAACCTTCGCATTGCCGACCACAAGATCTATTCTGACCTCATTCCTTATGGCAGGGCTGATATGATCATATCCGTTGAACCGATGGAATCTTTACGGTATTTACCCTGGTTATCCAAAGATGGCTGGCTGATCTCCAATAATGTCCCGCATGTCAATATATCTGATTATCCGGATATGGATCAGGTATACCTGGCCATTGAAGCCGTTAGCCAGCATGTACTGATCAATGCGGACCAGGTTGCCAAAGACCTGGGCATGACCCGGTCGGCGAATATGGTTATTCTCGGTGCGGCCTCACCCTGGCTGGGAATTAAATATGAAGAGCTTGAAAATGCAGTTAAAAATATTTTCGCTTCAAAAGGCGCTGATATTGTCGGCCAGAACCTGAAAGCGCTCGCTGCAGGCATGGACTTTGCCATGAAGCACCATTCCTGA
- a CDS encoding peptidoglycan DD-metalloendopeptidase family protein → MKQKLILGLLILLILGILALIPYLIGYYGEKPAVITETIDFPAEQHFEYGINCDSLRIERGVVRKNQSLSEILSFYDIGSEIIHQIASMSRPVFDVRKMKVGNPYTILFSKDTVPEMLYFIYEEDAVSYITYGLEDKITVKKGEKPLIRDVKTTSGIIETSLWNAMVEQGDDPGLASELSEVYAWTIDFFGIQKGDYYKVVYEDLKVEGKSIGVGKVLAACFHHMGSDNYAFRFGTKGETGYYDEKAQNLQRAFLKAPLRFKRISSKFTYSRMHPVLKIRRPHLGVDYAADYGTPVQTIGEGTVIDKGWDKKGGGNYIKIKHNSAYTTLYMHLSGFAKGIKAGARVHQGDIIGYVGSTGLSTGPHLDFRFFKNGQAVDPLKVESLPSEPVAREYLEEFNHLKDSWKITLDSLVVVRFSTPEM, encoded by the coding sequence ATGAAGCAAAAGCTGATCTTAGGTTTACTCATTCTGCTGATTCTCGGGATTTTGGCGCTTATTCCTTATTTGATCGGCTACTATGGCGAGAAACCTGCTGTTATTACTGAAACCATCGACTTTCCTGCTGAACAACATTTCGAATATGGTATCAATTGCGATTCCCTGAGGATCGAAAGAGGGGTAGTACGCAAGAACCAGTCATTATCTGAAATACTTTCTTTCTATGATATCGGGAGTGAAATCATTCACCAGATTGCCAGTATGTCCAGGCCTGTTTTCGATGTAAGGAAAATGAAAGTGGGGAATCCATATACTATCTTGTTTTCAAAAGATACCGTCCCGGAAATGCTTTATTTTATTTATGAAGAGGATGCTGTTTCCTATATCACTTATGGATTGGAAGATAAAATCACGGTAAAAAAAGGGGAGAAGCCCCTGATCAGGGACGTGAAGACTACCAGTGGCATCATCGAAACCTCCTTATGGAACGCAATGGTTGAACAAGGCGATGATCCGGGCCTGGCAAGCGAATTGTCGGAAGTCTATGCCTGGACGATAGATTTTTTTGGGATTCAAAAAGGGGATTATTATAAAGTTGTTTATGAAGACTTAAAGGTGGAGGGGAAATCAATTGGCGTTGGAAAAGTCCTGGCTGCCTGTTTTCATCACATGGGCTCTGATAATTATGCTTTTCGTTTCGGAACAAAAGGTGAGACGGGGTATTATGATGAAAAAGCGCAAAATCTTCAGCGTGCATTTTTAAAGGCCCCCTTACGTTTTAAACGCATCAGTTCCAAGTTCACTTACAGCAGGATGCATCCGGTATTGAAGATCAGGCGGCCTCACCTCGGTGTCGACTATGCCGCTGATTATGGGACACCGGTGCAGACTATAGGCGAGGGAACGGTAATCGATAAGGGGTGGGATAAGAAAGGTGGTGGAAACTATATAAAGATCAAGCACAATAGCGCCTACACCACTTTATATATGCACCTTTCAGGCTTTGCCAAAGGAATTAAAGCAGGAGCGAGGGTTCACCAGGGAGATATTATCGGTTACGTTGGAAGTACGGGTTTATCAACAGGCCCGCACCTGGATTTCAGATTTTTTAAAAACGGCCAGGCGGTAGATCCTTTAAAAGTTGAATCCCTGCCTTCAGAGCCTGTTGCCAGGGAATACCTGGAAGAGTTCAATCATCTGAAGGACTCTTGGAAGATTACACTTGATTCATTGGTGGTTGTCAGATTCTCTACGCCCGAAATGTAG
- a CDS encoding DUF4361 domain-containing protein has protein sequence MKSKIKLFLLVFAALGFLVNACNKSEDLVTKDAKTGGLVIPTGSIPYKLGATPTVNISVTIPMGPGITTIEVYNKYISLAAGSESNQVLMSTIDVASANVTEEIVKTYSITYADLKKDLVLDGEGLPSDETLLPIGDSWELSYISVMASDGRKVVNNSVTGIAVANIYAGFYQCVGVFHHPTAGDRPINEEKFLTPLSAYSCSIPAGDLGAAGYSVTITIDPATNDVSFSNGAPTDMFAQTDKRSYFDPANGHFYLYYFYVGASGNRVMDEEYTPIP, from the coding sequence ATGAAATCAAAAATAAAATTGTTCCTGCTGGTTTTTGCTGCGCTTGGATTCCTCGTCAACGCATGTAATAAATCAGAAGATCTTGTAACGAAAGATGCGAAAACAGGAGGATTAGTTATCCCAACAGGAAGTATCCCTTATAAACTAGGAGCTACTCCTACGGTAAACATTTCTGTTACTATTCCTATGGGCCCTGGTATTACCACGATTGAAGTATATAATAAATATATAAGCCTGGCTGCCGGCTCAGAATCCAACCAAGTATTAATGAGTACCATTGATGTGGCTTCTGCAAATGTAACAGAAGAGATTGTTAAGACCTATTCTATCACTTATGCGGATCTTAAAAAAGATCTGGTACTTGATGGAGAAGGTCTCCCATCAGATGAAACATTGCTGCCAATTGGTGATTCCTGGGAATTATCATATATAAGCGTTATGGCGTCTGATGGGCGTAAAGTAGTTAATAATTCTGTTACCGGCATTGCTGTAGCCAATATATATGCCGGATTCTATCAATGCGTCGGTGTGTTTCATCACCCGACTGCAGGCGACAGGCCTATTAACGAAGAGAAATTCCTTACGCCTTTAAGTGCATATTCCTGTTCGATACCTGCAGGTGACTTAGGCGCAGCAGGATACTCAGTGACTATCACTATTGACCCGGCCACAAATGATGTGTCTTTCTCCAATGGTGCACCAACAGATATGTTTGCACAAACAGATAAAAGGTCCTATTTTGACCCTGCAAACGGCCACTTCTACCTGTATTATTTCTATGTAGGAGCTTCAGGGAATAGGGTAATGGATGAGGAATATACTCCGATCCCATAA
- a CDS encoding SusD/RagB family nutrient-binding outer membrane lipoprotein: MKIKRIVGIAAILAAFLFIFDSCTKNFEDINTDPNNAGLDKAAPDMLLTNVIEMTTDRVQEIFLGEEMGNCWVQHEAKVQYTDEDRYIYRTSVVNATWSNFYAGPGMCVTTLYNTAVARQHDNYKGVALVLKVYITSVITDLHGPVPYFNAWTGALNTLPPYDSQESIYRDIIAKLDTANTLLTIDGDAIAGDILFNNDITKWKKFANSLRLRLLLRMSGRDEAFATTEMSKIVNDPATYPIFESNEDNAALQYLGSFPNNHPLNENRKTRDDHRVSKTITDMMWALSPKADWRIAIYADLDDNDTWEGMPNGLTSSQAASYNGNGIKYTSKLGNYFTAMAAGTPMPPGMLMSYAELQFILAEAAFKNYISGDAETFYYAGIYGSYAQFGDALVAAVDNAGYLASPEWTSDSLAADFIANDIYGWDAGNGMQLIATQRWAATFDQGLQAWFEWRRTGYPVLTPAAEGMNDGKIPVRVPYPTDEAARNPSSLAEGVTLLGGPDDLNTRVWWDLD, encoded by the coding sequence ATGAAAATAAAACGAATTGTCGGAATTGCAGCGATACTAGCAGCGTTCCTCTTCATATTCGATTCTTGCACAAAGAATTTTGAAGATATCAATACAGATCCGAATAATGCCGGATTGGACAAGGCGGCCCCCGATATGCTCCTGACAAATGTTATTGAAATGACTACTGACAGGGTACAGGAGATCTTTTTGGGTGAAGAAATGGGCAATTGCTGGGTTCAACACGAAGCTAAAGTTCAGTACACCGATGAAGACCGCTATATATACCGCACATCCGTGGTAAATGCTACCTGGTCTAATTTTTATGCAGGGCCTGGTATGTGTGTTACAACACTTTATAATACCGCTGTTGCCAGGCAACATGATAATTATAAAGGCGTTGCACTGGTACTGAAGGTTTATATCACATCAGTTATTACCGACCTTCACGGGCCAGTTCCTTACTTCAATGCCTGGACTGGTGCTTTGAACACTCTCCCTCCATATGATTCACAAGAGTCTATTTACAGGGATATCATTGCAAAACTTGATACAGCTAATACTTTACTTACCATTGATGGTGATGCAATCGCAGGAGATATTCTCTTTAATAATGACATCACAAAATGGAAAAAGTTCGCAAACTCACTTAGGTTGAGATTATTGCTGAGGATGTCGGGAAGAGATGAAGCTTTTGCCACGACTGAGATGAGCAAAATAGTTAATGACCCTGCAACATACCCCATTTTTGAAAGCAATGAGGATAATGCGGCACTGCAATATTTAGGCTCATTCCCGAATAATCACCCGCTTAACGAAAACAGGAAAACGCGTGATGACCACAGGGTAAGTAAGACTATCACCGACATGATGTGGGCTCTTTCTCCAAAAGCTGACTGGAGAATAGCTATTTATGCAGATCTCGATGATAACGATACCTGGGAAGGTATGCCAAATGGGCTGACCTCATCACAGGCTGCATCTTATAACGGAAATGGCATAAAATATACCTCTAAACTGGGAAACTACTTTACTGCTATGGCAGCAGGCACTCCAATGCCTCCCGGCATGTTAATGAGCTATGCAGAACTGCAGTTTATCCTTGCTGAAGCTGCATTTAAAAATTACATTTCAGGTGATGCCGAAACCTTTTACTATGCTGGTATATATGGTTCCTATGCTCAGTTTGGCGATGCCCTGGTTGCAGCTGTTGATAACGCCGGTTATCTGGCCAGCCCGGAATGGACATCCGACTCCCTTGCCGCTGACTTCATTGCTAATGATATTTATGGCTGGGATGCCGGCAATGGAATGCAACTCATTGCTACCCAAAGATGGGCTGCTACGTTTGACCAGGGACTGCAAGCCTGGTTTGAATGGCGCAGGACCGGTTACCCGGTACTCACTCCTGCTGCAGAAGGCATGAATGATGGGAAAATTCCTGTACGCGTTCCTTATCCAACAGATGAAGCAGCACGAAATCCGTCTAGTCTCGCTGAAGGTGTTACCTTGTTAGGAGGACCTGATGATTTGAACACTCGCGTATGGTGGGATTTGGATTAA